A genomic stretch from Pirellulales bacterium includes:
- a CDS encoding DUF1501 domain-containing protein encodes MFQHAHRRPCPVPLAARRQFLQRMGLGFTNLALGAILAKDGYLRAEAAPSIPPDGKPHFQPRAKSVIWIFLCGGLSHLESFDPKPAVTKYAGQTIAETPYKDTLDSPYLKKNVREFVAGRHKVQPKLYPLQVGHAPRGQNGLEMSDWFPELGQCADDLTIVRSLWTTDNDHGAQLQFHTGRHALEGAFPTIGSWVHYGLGSLNDNLPQFVVLGGALADCCGGVGGHGANYLGPEHSGVTLSVDPANPLPFAKPSRPISREDQRAEFDLIRDLNQLSADGQPADPALAARIKSYELAFEMQAAIPGVVDLTPEPAHIRELYGLDQEATQVLGRQCLVARRLVEQGTRFVQIFHGANGGAGEWDAHGKLKEGHTRLCGQIDRPVAALLRDLKQRGMLNETIVVLATEFGRTPGAEGGDGRDHHPFGFSILLAGGGIRGGLAHGKTDEIGFHSIEDRHYVTDIHATVLHQLGLEPRKLEIPGRKRLEIDYGQPIRQILS; translated from the coding sequence ATGTTTCAGCACGCTCACCGCCGACCTTGCCCTGTTCCCCTCGCCGCCCGCAGGCAATTTTTGCAACGCATGGGCCTGGGGTTTACCAACCTGGCGCTGGGCGCGATCCTAGCTAAGGATGGATACCTGCGGGCCGAAGCGGCACCATCCATTCCCCCGGACGGCAAACCGCATTTTCAGCCGCGGGCCAAAAGCGTCATCTGGATTTTTTTATGCGGGGGATTGAGCCATCTGGAAAGTTTTGACCCCAAACCCGCTGTCACCAAGTATGCGGGGCAGACTATCGCCGAAACCCCCTATAAGGATACCCTGGATTCCCCCTATCTTAAAAAGAACGTGCGCGAATTTGTCGCTGGTCGGCATAAAGTGCAACCCAAACTATATCCGCTGCAAGTCGGCCACGCTCCCCGCGGTCAAAACGGGCTGGAAATGAGCGATTGGTTTCCAGAGTTGGGCCAGTGCGCCGACGACCTGACGATCGTCCGTTCTTTATGGACGACGGACAACGACCACGGGGCGCAACTGCAGTTTCATACTGGTAGGCATGCCCTGGAAGGAGCGTTTCCCACAATCGGCTCTTGGGTGCATTATGGTTTGGGTTCGTTGAATGATAACTTGCCGCAATTTGTGGTCCTGGGGGGCGCTTTGGCCGATTGTTGCGGCGGCGTGGGGGGGCATGGGGCAAATTACCTCGGTCCCGAACATAGCGGCGTCACGCTGTCGGTTGATCCGGCCAACCCCCTTCCCTTTGCCAAGCCCAGCCGGCCTATTTCCCGTGAAGACCAACGCGCCGAGTTTGATCTGATTCGCGATTTGAATCAGCTTTCCGCCGACGGACAACCGGCGGATCCCGCCTTGGCAGCGCGGATCAAAAGTTATGAGCTGGCATTTGAAATGCAGGCCGCGATCCCGGGCGTGGTGGATTTAACCCCCGAACCAGCCCATATCCGTGAACTATACGGCCTGGATCAGGAAGCCACCCAGGTCCTGGGACGGCAATGTTTGGTCGCACGGCGTCTGGTGGAACAAGGGACGAGGTTCGTTCAAATTTTTCACGGCGCCAATGGGGGCGCGGGGGAATGGGATGCTCATGGCAAATTAAAGGAAGGCCACACCCGGCTTTGCGGGCAGATCGACCGACCGGTGGCCGCCTTGCTGCGGGATCTCAAACAGCGGGGGATGCTTAACGAAACGATCGTGGTCTTGGCCACCGAATTTGGCCGAACACCGGGAGCCGAAGGAGGCGATGGCCGAGATCATCATCCGTTTGGCTTTTCTATTTTGTTGGCGGGAGGTGGCATTCGCGGAGGCCTGGCCCATGGCAAAACCGACGAAATCGGATTTCACTCGATCGAGGATCGACACTATGTCACTGACATCCACGCCACTGTTCTGCACCAACTGGGCCTGGAGCCGCGCAAGCTAGAAATTCCCGGCCGCAAACGGCTGGAAATCGATTACGGTCAGCCTATACGACAAATTTTGAGTTAA
- a CDS encoding DUF4259 domain-containing protein, producing MGAWGTAAWDNDSAADWFGDLFDATGLAKHVEDALNRDPEEDADVIRAAAFLLVQLGRVYIWPVDDLDRHLALAIQKLEAVRGLEEFQEAEGFVEGIDAEIAVLRSRLQP from the coding sequence ATGGGCGCGTGGGGTACGGCGGCTTGGGACAACGACAGCGCCGCCGACTGGTTCGGCGACCTGTTCGACGCCACAGGCCTCGCCAAGCACGTCGAGGACGCGCTCAATCGCGACCCGGAGGAGGACGCGGACGTGATTCGAGCGGCCGCATTCCTGTTGGTCCAACTCGGGCGTGTCTACATTTGGCCGGTGGACGACTTGGATCGCCATCTGGCTCTCGCCATCCAGAAGTTGGAGGCGGTGCGCGGGTTGGAGGAGTTTCAGGAGGCCGAGGGGTTTGTCGAGGGCATCGACGCAGAGATCGCCGTTCTGCGCTCCCGGCTTCAGCCTTAA
- a CDS encoding YkgJ family cysteine cluster protein — MAATATRTKPTREQLTADQVLCDFCTAKCCRYFALPIDKPTERRDFEFLRWFLLHEHATAFTDDGVWYLLVHTTCKHLLADNRCGIYETRPEICREYTTDNCEYEDDWVYDQYFETAEQVEDYMEAVIGNPDGRVRSRKPALLPILN; from the coding sequence ATGGCAGCAACCGCAACCCGGACCAAACCAACCCGCGAACAATTGACGGCGGATCAAGTCCTGTGCGATTTTTGCACGGCCAAATGTTGCCGCTATTTTGCGTTGCCCATTGATAAGCCGACGGAGCGGCGCGATTTTGAGTTTTTACGCTGGTTCCTGTTACACGAGCATGCCACAGCCTTTACCGACGACGGGGTGTGGTATCTCTTGGTCCATACCACCTGCAAGCACCTGCTGGCGGACAACCGCTGCGGTATCTACGAGACCCGCCCCGAAATCTGCCGCGAATACACCACGGACAACTGCGAATACGAGGACGATTGGGTGTATGACCAATACTTTGAAACAGCGGAACAGGTGGAAGATTACATGGAGGCGGTGATCGGCAACCCTGATGGGCGGGTCCGCTCGCGCAAGCCGGCGTTGTTGCCGATTCTCAACTAA
- a CDS encoding DNA topoisomerase IV subunit A, with product MAKKSPPANRPRKAAGTKRGAARETAASARKTPVTLSKRDTATMGQIRSLADGVVTAAEKRREPHLDVPSRTLSNVKYNKSRRFLEMGSATNRRQLFNLNQAKIYMQSLLIAKGSKNLIQEGKTTSLRGLYYMLKHTIADTKEETFNDQSESDTIIEDMEVTLNALREELHLYAQKRGEMVGNIVVTDKGDDIDCARMGSGGYGIPSIVEPDVIQFKKCDAKFILHVEKDTVWQRFNEDKFWKKHGCILTHGAGQPPRGVRRMLYRLHNELKLPIYCVLDNDPWGYYIYSVIKQGSINLAYESKRMAIPEARFLGLRSSDFERCKLSNSVKINLNDQDTKRAKQIANYPWFKDKKPWQKEIELMLKNGFKLEVESLISKDISYVTETYVPERLEEQEWLD from the coding sequence ATGGCAAAAAAATCCCCACCCGCAAATCGCCCCCGCAAAGCAGCGGGGACCAAGCGCGGCGCGGCGCGCGAAACCGCCGCGTCCGCCCGCAAAACACCTGTCACCCTGAGCAAGCGGGATACCGCCACCATGGGCCAGATTCGCTCGTTGGCGGATGGCGTCGTCACCGCCGCCGAAAAGCGCCGCGAACCGCACCTGGATGTGCCGTCGCGCACATTATCCAACGTCAAATACAACAAGAGCCGCCGCTTTCTCGAGATGGGCTCCGCCACCAACCGCCGCCAGCTCTTTAACCTCAATCAGGCCAAAATTTATATGCAGTCCCTGCTGATCGCCAAGGGGAGCAAAAACCTGATCCAAGAGGGAAAAACGACCAGCCTGCGGGGGCTGTATTACATGCTCAAACACACCATCGCCGACACCAAGGAAGAAACTTTTAACGATCAATCGGAATCCGACACCATCATCGAGGATATGGAAGTCACGCTCAACGCCCTGCGCGAGGAACTGCACCTGTACGCGCAAAAGCGCGGCGAAATGGTGGGTAACATCGTCGTCACGGACAAAGGGGACGACATCGACTGCGCGCGAATGGGTTCCGGCGGTTACGGCATACCCAGCATCGTGGAGCCGGACGTGATTCAATTCAAAAAGTGCGATGCCAAGTTTATCCTGCATGTGGAAAAAGACACCGTCTGGCAGCGCTTTAACGAGGATAAATTTTGGAAAAAACATGGCTGCATCCTTACACACGGCGCGGGACAACCCCCCCGCGGCGTCCGCCGAATGCTCTATCGCCTGCACAACGAGCTGAAACTCCCGATTTATTGCGTGCTGGATAACGACCCCTGGGGGTATTACATTTACAGCGTCATCAAGCAAGGCTCCATCAATTTAGCGTACGAAAGCAAACGGATGGCCATTCCCGAGGCGCGGTTCCTGGGCCTGCGCTCCAGCGACTTTGAACGCTGCAAGTTGTCCAACAGCGTCAAAATTAATTTGAACGACCAGGACACCAAACGGGCCAAGCAAATCGCCAACTATCCCTGGTTCAAGGATAAAAAGCCGTGGCAAAAAGAGATCGAACTGATGTTAAAAAACGGCTTTAAACTGGAAGTGGAGTCCCTCATTAGCAAGGACATTAGCTACGTAACTGAAACTTACGTCCCCGAACGCCTGGAGGAACAAGAGTGGCTGGACTGA